The Electrophorus electricus isolate fEleEle1 chromosome 24, fEleEle1.pri, whole genome shotgun sequence DNA window acatgATCTAAGGCTGAGAGAACAGTGTGTCATAAAACAATCTGCCACATTTATGAAAgctttttaataacattttttacattcagATTCAATTAACCACATGGGGCATGTCACTGTATATCCACCTGTCACATTCCTCACATTTAGCCCAAGTAAAAAAAGTTTCACTCATTTAATGCCAAGAATGATACATAAAACCTGAGGGAATACTAAGAAAAGTAGTGTTAAAAAGCCtaatatgtacatttatctTCCCATAAAGCCTCTCAGAGACCAattgagagtgagtgtgtgtgcatgtgtgtgtgcatgagagagagagagagagagagagagagagagagagagggagggagagagaaggggagattATATGCAAAAAGatctacacacactttcttataGCACACGACTGTCTTACCTATAACTGGTATATTGACTGACGGCTCAGACGGTGTAGTGTGCTTCAGATGCCTTCGTTCAGCTCGACTGATGAATATGAGAATAACATTTAGTATTAGTAACAAACTCAGGACTTGTTTCATATCTTGAAGAAGTAGAAGTGCAGTGGAGAATCTGTTCTTCGACCCTCAGCTCCCATAAACTCCCATGCATTGAAAAGCTTTTGCACTGCTGTCACTCTGCACTTTGGACTTTAAAGGAGGACAGTGATATGGAGTCATTGTAATGTCAACAGTTCAAACATTCACTGCTGTGATACCCTAAATGTCATAGAATTTGTAACATATGAGTCACAGGATTTGTAATACAGGATTACCTTCTAGGTCTAATTATATGCATTCCACTCATTAATAGTGACCCATGACCAAGTTACAGGCATTTTCCTGAAATTATGCATTTAAATAGCTAGACTGcctataacaaaaacaaacaaaaacaaacaaaaaaaaaaacatgcaaagctatattttaaaatgtgcaaatggTTTTGATACTGTAGATACAGTAGACGTGAATTTGTAAATACTTACAGAAGATATTATGGGCTGTTTTATATCTTATCAGAGGTTTAACTCGCTAGAATTATTCAtaacataaatatatttctcCCAATTTTTACAAACGATATGCGAGTTAGCCTACACATTTTCACTGAAAGCCTTTAATGGCAGAGCAAACAGACAGATCCTTTAACTGAAAACTTTAGCTGAGTTTCTAAAACTGGCCCATATGCATAAGTCTGCCATTAAAACACACCCAGACAAATATTGCATTTGTTTGACAAGAAATGAAGTATTAATAACTGTAAATTCAACTTTTAAAAGTCTGCAATAAAAATCCAGAACATCAGAATTCTCCAAAGCGAAATTGCAAGACACCCAAAGACATGGCCTTGCATAAAGGCACAGCGCATTGATCAGTTTTATCAACATCGGCGATAACTTCGACCGGCGATAGCCATCATATCAGCAACGAGTCACGACAACAGATTTTAGCGTCCTCACCTATTCCTCCAAAACATGTAGTACCGCCTCTTCCCCGCCCACAAACCCTAGTACATGTATGGGAGCCTACCTCAAAATGTATGCAGCTCGTTAGCGGCCACGTAAAGTTTTTTTGactcgtttatttatttatttatttattgtgtggtTTTAGTTTTTTGAGAGAAATCTATTTTACAATTATCTTCGTCTGTAAGCTTACGGACGTACACGGGAGGCTTAGCTAGCGGTCGTGGTTGTTTTCTAAGAGCTGCTAGCTAAGTTAGCGAGAGTTACTCCGAAGGGGAGAAGACGGTTACTAGACTGCGTTAAACGGATCTCTGTGTAAAAGCTTGCTGGTGTACACACTCCTCAAGATATGGTTTCGAAGGATGGAAACAGACGACGTGTCGGTTAGAGAGCAGCTCTTCCATGACCGTGTCCGAGAGATAATTGTAAGTTGACTCTCCAGTTTGAGATGGTTTCATCCCAGTATAGCGCACGGATAACATCTGCAAGCATGTTCGGGTCCTTCTTACTTCACCGCGTTAGGTTTTAGCCTGGAGAAAGAGACTGGGGCATTCGTGGGTGAAAATAAAAGGTTTATGGGTTCTTCTAACACCGGGAATGTCtccaggagagggagagaggggcagatgCCTTGGGAATGgttgcatttgttttgctttgctttctgGGAATTGTtacttaaatatattaaatgtaaaggTTACAAACTAAAGCTCGCAAACTCTTGACACCTGATTGTATTATAATAGCCCTTTGCTTTTACTGGACTTTACAACACAAACTGCACTTTAGACTTGAAGAACCTTACAACGAGGCACAGATACTGACCTTTACACCCGATGAGCCTGTGCTGTCACACTTtaagtgtaaaaaaacaaaggtCATAACTCAGAATTGAGTATTAACCTCTATTATAACTACCACAAAAaccaacaataaaacaaataataagtACAATCATTTCCAGAACTGGAAAAATATTTATGGGATCTGTTGGGCATAGTATATTGCACTGCTTTAGCTTTAAAGTCAGGTGGGTTAAGTATCTGATGAACTTCACAGACCAAAACTTGCCTTTGAGAGCAGCAGTCAGTACTAAACCAGGACCTGGCCTGTGCGGTCATGTAAAAGCTGAATCAAAGTATTTCTCTTTTGCTagcctgtgtgcatgcacatgcacatgcattacTCTGCACAGATTTCAGAGGCTTCTCACTTGTCTCTTTAAGTTAGATTGTGTCGGAACCTAAAATGTATATGAAAGACAATTTAACAGTACTAAACACACAGCTAAGTTAACTTATTCTATGTTGTATATCATAACCCTGCACTTTGTCTTTGTTATCATAACTTGACCCCTTTATGGTTGCTTGACGTGTTGGTTAGCTTCAGAATACAGACATGAgcagcactgatgatggcaTAAAATTGGCCAGCTTTTAAAGGGCCAGCTTGGAAGTGTGGTAACAGTTAATATTGGTTACCCTGACTGCAACTGGCTGTTTGTACACAGCTTGTACGCAATCCAATGTGCTCTCTGTCCAGACATGCTTCCTCTGCTCAAGTAAATGCTCGCTTAGAATTAAAAGCAGCTGGTCTTTTTGTAGTTCTGGCTGGTCCAAAAGACCCAGTAGACACTGGCTAGAGTAACACAGCATAGGAAGCAGATGCCTCTCTGACAAACTCTGTGTGAAATGCACTTCGTGATGTACTTTCCAGATGATTGCACTGTTGCATTTTGCTCCACTCTGCAGAATGTCACCtgtgtgtttggttctgtttgcAGATCAACCTGTTCCATGTTGTGTGATGATTGCTCTATATTTGTAGCACTTTCTCAGTGCAGCCCCCTTTGTTAGTTTAATAGAGACTTGACATATTTGGTTTAGGAGTTAGGAGAAACATATTGCAAATATATGTGATATCTCATGATTTTTTACTTCTGTTTTAAGGGGAATATTGTAACATTACATCAAAAGTTTTGGCCATAACAATGATTGTGTTAAATTTCTGACAGTACCTGTGTCCCAAGCTTGCACTTGTGAATGGCATTATGTAGCCCAACATGTTTCTGGGATTTTTCTCAACTTGTCAAACCAGTGCTATAATCATGCTCTGACTGTTTTAGCAAGCCACAAGTTTCAATTGGTGAAATGGTAGAATTCAGGTGAAATGGTAGTTGTGCAGTGCGGGGAGAACACTGGGAGTAAATCCGGTTTACCTAGCCTGTCTCATCATCGCAGCTCTCTGACAGGAGTTGAGGTCTCTTGAACGGTGTCACTCGTGATCGCCCTTGCCCTGTGTGGTCTGCGTGTTTTGTTGATTTCTGCTGACACGGGTTTGGTGCAAGTGCACCTGCTGAGTGAATTACGTTGAGAGTACTTTTGCAGTTTGCGGCTTCTTTTCCATCTGGGGGCAAGCTGGCTGTAACCAAAAGTTTGAAGCGCAGCCATCAAGTTCCTGATGCTACAGATTCTCCACACTGTCTTTACCTTGGATAGAGGTGCGGTGACCGAGTGGCCTTTCTGCACTGAGTACCATCGATCACAAAATCCAGGGCTGGGTTTGGATGTGTGGTGCAGGTTTGCTGCTGTGTAATTGATGGCTGTGGCTTAGCATGCGCATGGTCCTCTCTGCACATACCGAATACAGTATGCGCCATCTTATTACTGGCCCGTGCCGTTGACGGCTTGAGCAGTGAGCTCATCTGTGTTGTTAataagaggggggggggggggtgttatggTTAATTGTTGacatcttttttgttttttagtaaaGGGAAAGTGTCTGTATGGAATACAGTACAGTGTTTGTTCAGACCAAAGCATCAACTGTAGAGAATATGCATATGTCCATTGCCTTTAGCTGTATTTACATCAGATATCTTTTTCATGGTCATACCACAGACCACATACCTGGTCTGTGTGCACGCGAGCTTGCTTAAACATCCCAGAGAATCCTGTACTCTTCCGCTCATGTTTGCCCCTTTCAGGCTGATGTTCCAGGTTTCCTATCCACTTCCCTTCCCTTCTCAATCTTCCTCTGTTCCCTGGATATGTGTCAGggagttttgctttgtttcgTATCAATTTTTAATTTGCAGCAAGTTTTTCATTCGCTGTAATCTCCCCCCAAAATAAactacaacaataacaaaagaaatTTTTCCAATTTGCTGCTGCTGCAAGCCTGTAATTTAGTAGCTGTTTGAAAGGCATGTGGTGTGTCCGTCAGCGGGAGGTCAGTCATGGCACTGTAGTCCTTCGTCCTCAACAGGACAAGCAGTAGGAAGTCACTGTAGGtagtttctcttctctcctgcagtGTGGTGGATGAATGTGTTGAGACATGCACTTTTGACTAGAGAACAATGGCAGAATTTTTGAAGTAATGCACTTGTAACACTGTTTACACAATATGCGCAAAAAGCATTTACAATTGATGAACCTTTTCTCCACAGTAATGAATGTGTTGGATCACACaagattaaatgttaaaaggcTGCCAGACAAGTAGACATTTGGTGAGACTGAGTTAACTGTATTTAATTGTAGTTAATCTCACTGTAGGCCTGTCCAGTCACTCGTTCGATTAGAGCTGTAATCTCCCACCTCCATCTGCCACTGGTCCAGCCTCTTATTTTTGATCTGCTCATTGTCTTTCAGTAAGAGTGCAGAATCCAACACTGGCTTCTACCTCCTAACTCATCCAACACTTTAAGACTCGCACATTATTAGATCCTGGGGTGGAGTCAGTTAtcatatgttttaaaatggaattaaaTTGAGTTTATTAACTGTTAGTAAACTCAGGAGCTTCTTTAGTTTTGGGTGCTGTGTTTTCCAGTTCAAAATAAATATGGTGAAACGGATTGGTTAGAATGGACTTGTCTTGTTCGTCCGGGTGTCCGTGAGGGCAATAAATGGGGGCGGGACTGGTAACGTAGAGTCCACTCTTGATTCGTGAATATGGTCACTCTGACCTTCCTGAAACACGGTAAATACTGGCCCTAATCAGTTTGGAAATATGCCTGTGTTCTAACCGGTTCTATTGGTCACAGTTTGGTCTTGGAGTTGTCGAGCTGCTCTGTGACATCTTGAGTCATATAAGAGCACAACAGGCATGCAATGCATGCAAAAATGTTATGAAAAGAGAACTGGAAGAACTTGTATTTTAGTGCATTTTATTACATGCCATATATGTGAAGACAAGAAATGTAGGTGTATTTATAGGCCTACTGACAAAACGAAATGGGAGCTAAAGAATGGAagatgtctgagtgtgtaccACCGTACAGCAACGGGGAGTGTGTTggatgctgtctctctctcctggctcCCTTTACAAGCCCTTGCCCTGGTTGTGACGTCGTCCACAGCTCTATCTTTgttctgtctcctgtcctgtACTCCTCACCCTCTTTACACCCATCTGGCTCAGCTGATCCGGATGGTGCGTTTTCAGAGCCGTTCATCTATGCTCCCTTGATAAGCTGCACCAGGCAGCAGGCTGTAAGACCAGCTGTGAAGGAGCATAACATTGTGTAAGGGCGATaagcctgtgtgcgtgcgtgcgtgtgtgcatgtgtgtgggagaggctTCAGGGAGCTCCTCTGCTCTGGACAGGGCAGTACTGCAGCTCATTTGCGTCACACTGCTGATAATGCACTGATAGCATACACACATCATCAAACTCCCTGCACTTGACTGTTCAGTTGCAGTTTTGCCTTCTAGGACCTGTCTGTCAGTTATCAGTAGGTTTTAATAGTAGTGCTGAAATTCATGCAGCTTCTCTGTCTTGATTTTCAAAAACAGGATCACTGCACAATGATGTTGCATGCACTCATTTTTTGTCTCTCATCCCTTACAGATTTGCATACAGCTCTTCGTCTGCCTATACATCTTGTCCTACCTCATTCTCACCCACTTCAGGAAGAATGCAGAGTTTGCCACAGGTACGTGTGAATGCTCAGGGTGGCACGGTGAAGGCTGCCTCCTCAAAGCGAACGTCGCGTCTCCCGTTGCGACATCTTAATGCCTTGACTACGTCCCACGGCATAAGGCACACTGTTGTTCCCTtatgacctgtgtgtgtttgagaggttTCAGGGCGATGTGAGGAGTATTTTAAGGATTCTCTGGAAATGTTCTCCTTTGGCTGATCGTGTGAAAGGCTCCATGGTCATGAGTATCTCATCTGTACTTTGCAGTGCAGACCACTTTCCTTTCCTCCATGTGTTTCATAAGTGCAGTTTACACATGTGGACATTTCTGGCTCTCAAGTAGGGACACTAAAATTACATGCAGGATCAGTGCCCCGATGGCAGAGATACGCTCTTATGCAACGGCCCTGTcaacagggggtgggggtgtcagGAAAATTTTTCCTGTGAGATAAACAGTTTCCCTTACCTAGTACTGCCTGGGGCCACATAACATTTATCCACCTCTTGGttggtttggttggttggttggttggtttttgttttttgttttttcttctaatTTAGAAGCAAAGCATGCCACATTGTCTCTTTCATTAGCTGCATACAACCTGCACAGCAAAAtgggctgttttgtttcttttgttctgaatgtgtttttatgagggcaaacaaaataatttgcagTGCAGAGATTTTCAAAGTCATTAAAAGTTAGTGGACTGTTAAAACATATTACTGTCAAGCTTGCATCAGAGTGGCCGCGGTGTATAGTTGTAGACGCAGACAAAGCCGTTCCAAAGTGTGGCCAGGGTGCGGCCAGCTGTAGAGACAGGGACAACGTCATCGTTTCAGGGCCCAGGCTGGGCCCTTTCCACAGGGCTTACTGCCTTCGCGGCAGGAAATGTGCAAGAACCTGCTTTCTTTTTGAAGAGGCTGGCATTGCTGCTCACTGTGTGAGTTCCATAACTCTTTTGCCTCGCGGCTCTGTGGGATTGcgcaaggtttttttttgcttaacaTGTGAGAGTGAGGTGTTTGTTCTTTGACGGACCATATTGTCATTTATAACTCATTACACATTTCAGTCTAGATAGACTAAAACTTTTGTTTTTACCTCTGCACCCGTTATACATTTTTACTGTCTCTCACTGGATTGTGCGTATTGCGTACCATCGGGTTCTTTACACCGAGTCATAGCGTAATGTTGGGCCTGATGCTGTCCTCAggctttttctgtttctgaaatGCAGCTTTCATATCAAGACATTCTGACCTTGTTTACAAACAGAATTAGTGATGTTTACTGAACCAGGCCAACTTCAATatcatctctctccatctcccccatACAGATGACATTGAAGATGCCACTGTTAACAAAATTGTGTAAGTAATCAACTGCTTAGTGTGGGAGTAACACATGTTTctcctgtttatttatttgttctgcGTTGTTGATCCATCTGGTCTGCATCGCCTTTTGGCCCTAGTCTGTAACGTTTTGTGCCTCCTTTCACAGCTGTTCTCAGTTCACTGTAGTCGGCACGGCCGATGCGTTTCATTcattagtttgtttgtgtttttgtctggtgtcccccccccccccccccccccccaggctgtGGCTGTGCACGTTCACGCTCTCAGTATCCGTGTGCGCTGTGCTCCTCCTGCCAATCTCGATCCTGTCTAATGAGGTCCTGCTCACATTCCCACACAGCTACTACATGCAGTGGCTCAATGGGTCCCTCATCCATGgtattacaaacacaaacacatccacataccTGCAAACCTCAAACTCCCTGCATCCTCAGGCTGGAAACACATGTAAGACAAGATATGAAGGGTGATGAATGAGTGTGAgaatcataaatattttttttaaaaatgaataacaattGACATTGAAGACTTGTTTTTTTGGTATGAGGGCAAGAGTGTGCTCATATCATATgaacactgataaatatgtgcATCGCTGCTAACTGTCAAAGTGAGTGTCAGTGATCCAGTGAGAGTGATCTCTTGCTGTTGTGTGAAATTCAAACACCCTATGTTACACAAGCTCTGCATTACCCCACTGTGGCTCAGAAAAGATACTGGCTCAATAtggaaataacaaaaacaaatttatgGCTGTTTCTACAAGTTGTTTAATGGACCCATAATGTAACTTTGCATTGTTTATTGTGAAATATAGATGtgagcaaaaacatttaaaatattatagaATTTTACATAATGTGTGAATGCAGTGTATGCAAAGGTATGAAGACAAAGCATTTGGTTTGGTACAGTGCATATCCAACAAAaaatttttcctttcatttgaaTTTAGTGAAGgtttgccctctagtggtggaTGTTGGGATAATGAAGATGGTCtttataaattgtgtgtgtgtgtgtgtgtgttgtcatttaGGTCTGTGGAACTTGGTCTTCCTATTCTCCAACCTCTCCCTGGTTTTTCTCATGCCTTTTGCCTATTTCTTTACTGAGTCAGAAGGCTTTACAGGGTCCAAAAAGGTAATAATTGCTCTTCCTTGTACTTTGGAAGTCCTCTGTTGTGACTGTACATTGTGATTGTACAGATTGCGTTGCCAGCTTTTGTTTTCCAAACATTAGTAATGTGTCaggacatgtgtgtgcatgtgtgtgtatatgcatgggTGTGGTGTGCactcatttttgtgtgtgtgtatgtgtgtgtgtgtgtatgtgtgtgtgtgtgcgcgtgtgtgtgtgtgtgcgcgcgcgcttgCACCTTCTACAGGGGGTGATGGCCCGAGTGTATGAGACTGCTGTGATGCTGCTTCTCCTTAGTCTGCTGGTGTTGGGCATCGTGTGGGTGGCATCTGCCCTCCTCCAGCACAACGCAGCCCGAGAGAATCTCTACGGTACGGGTTTAAATCAGCCTCTTCCTAAGTTGCACTAAAGTGTCAATGatcctttttttgtggtttccaGTTGTCAGGCATTAATCTTTACCTCCTTGtccattctgttctgttctgtttcagacCTGTGGGAGTATTACCTACCCTACCTCTACTCCTGTATCTCCCTGTTTGGAGTTCTGCTCCTATTGTGTAATGACCTCAAATTTTCTTGAATATTTAgcaaattttattattattgtttgggTTTATGTGAGCGTGCCATATGGCCTGGGTGCTGGATCAACTCCCTGTCTGTTCTGGGTCAACAGTGTGCACCCCACGTGGAATGGCCCGTATGTTCAGCGTCACTGGCAGCTTATTGGTTAAACCACGGGTAAGTGTGAGGAGCAGACTGTGGACTTTTTGACAGACGTTGCAGGAGAGCACATGGGCTCAGGCAAGGCCGCTGTGTAGTTAAGCGGACCTGTTTGTCTACTGATCTGTACGTGGTGAAGATATGCCACTAAATCAGCACACctcattcttttaaaaacacatttagagCAGGTTTGTTGGAGAGCAGAATTGTCTTCATATTGTCTTCGAGAACAGCTGCTTAAATTGAAAaggaagcgtgtgtgtgtgtgtgtgtgtgtgtgtgtgtgtgtgtgtgtgcgtgcgtgtgcgcagcTGCTGGAGAACGTGGAGGAGAGCATGGACTGCGCTCTGCTGGAGGAGGCCGCGCTCTCTCGCAAGCTCaacagtgagtgagagtgcGGCTGATGTGATTTGCTATAACTCCTTTGCTGCTCTGTCTAACACaattctgtgtgcgtgtgtgcgcgcttaccttctgtctcctgctcctcctgctatTTCTTTCCTGATCTtgtcccccctctctctcaggtaaCACCTCTTGTTGGCTGGGTCTGAATTTGCAGGGCATGAAGAGCGAGTTTGTGAGCGTGCAGGCCATGCGTAAGGCCCTAGGTGAGAACACTTCTTTCATGCACATGACCGACATTTCCCATCAAAGCCCTGATATCCCTCGCTCAtcctccctcactttctctcctccacagagatGCGGAGGAAGGCGTCTCCGTGGCAGCGTAACCTAGGTTACCCATTGGTCATGCTGGTGTTGCTAGCTTTAACTGTAAGAacgagtctttttttttttttttttttttttttttttttttcccttcattgTTTTTGCCATTTAGGTTGCTGGTTGATGTTCTGTGTCGTTGTGATTATGGGTGGTGTTTGCtgctcaggtggtgtgtgtgctgatggtGTGTTTCCACGTGCTGGAGTTACTCTTTGATGAGTCTGCCATGCCCCGACAAATGGAGGTGAGGTCTGCGCGACAGAGGAGCGTCCTGCAGCCAGAAGCAGAACAGAACTTTATATTACAGACTTCGAAAGCATTACCAAAAGCTAATTGCTCTAGTAGATATTTTCACAGTgttgtcatttaatttattctaacacagtattttttttttttttttttattttttttttttttttttgtctaccCCAATCCGTAATTGGTTTGTCTCATTACAGGACCCCCATCTGGGACTGGCATCTTTCTCTATGTTCGGCTCACTGGGGGCCACGGTGCAGGTCGTCCTGATCCTGTATCCTTACTTGTGTCCACTTAAGTCCCAAGTAGGTCATAATTGGTCATGGTGTCCCATGTAGACTGGTGTCTAGAGAGCTGCTGTAGTTCTGATGAGTTCCTTGGCCTGCCATTTGCAcattgctgaaatgtttttaaaaaataaaccaagaGCCAAACTGTAACTGGGGCCTTTGTGGCTTCTGGGGACGTTTCACTTCCCCTCTGTCTTCAGTTCGTGCTCTGGCTGACAGAGTGTGTTCTCCTTTTTTGCTGGCTATGTTGGTCCCTTAATGCTCCCTGTCAGGTATCTGATGGCGTCTTCCGTGGTGGGCTTCTACAGCTCTCCTCTCTTCAGTGGTATGCTACCTCGTGCCCAGGACACAactctcacacaggtacagagcCTTCACATGCTCACGcttgcacgcatacacacgtatTCACACGAATGTTCTCACCCCTCTgatttttatctatttttttgtgtgtgcgcctgcgtgtgcatgtctccaCAGATCATAGGgaactgtgtgtctctgctagTGCTGAGCTCAGCTCTGCCTGTCTTTTCACGAACTCTGGGTGAGCTCATATAAAATAATTGTGTTCAATGAAGGTCTAATTCAAGATTCAGTGTCTGTTCAGCAGAATCTTGCCTTGCAGTGTCCCACTTCTCACCACAAGAGggcatttatctttttttcccaaAACGTGTCATTATTACTCGTTGCTGGCATGaggataaataattttttaataaagtcaATTGTTTTTGGTTCTATTTAGGAATCACTAGGTTTGACCTGCTGGGGGACTTTGGTCGTTATAACTGGCTGGGTAACTTCCACATCGTTTTCTTGTACAATGTGCTGTTTGTTGGCCTCACCTCCGCGTGTCTCATCAACACCGTCACCTGGGCTGTACAGAGAGAACTCATCCGAGCCTTTGGTCAGTATTGCACCTCGCTCTTTTGGGCGTGGCTGGCGGTGGTCTCCAGTTGTGTTGCTTTTCCATTGTTCCAAGGTTGTTGAAATTGTTTGAGCCTTATCAGCATGCAGCTATCTTAATGAAGTGTGAAGGAGAGATTGATATCAGTACACACTGTGCCTTTGTACTGGCCTGATGGGCATATAtgcactggtgtttgtgttttggcagCCCTTGGGTTGTGTTGGTGTTTCCAAAGCAGGTTTCCCAATGGGCTGGTCTCTTTCCTCAGATAGAAAGAATGCAATTCTCATGAAAGCACAAGAGGATTGAATGGGGGAGGGCGCTCCCTGAGGCTGAACATAGTCAAGCCCctgtagcgcacacacacacacacacacactctgccctcCACCCAgtgctgcagaacacacacaaacacatacaaaacagcGACACTTTTGGTGTGCCCCTAAAAAACCAGTGCTTCAAGTTGATGTCAAACACACGAAACCTCTCCCAGTACATATTTCCCTTTGAGGTAGACTTTGAATTCAgtcattttgatttaatttcagtgggatttttttttactcccgTGGGTGTCCTAAAATgtagatttacatttatctgacgcttttatccaaagcgtcttacaattatgactgagcacaacttgagaaattgagggttacGGGTCTTGTTCGGAGACTctgcagtgatggggcttgaaccggcaaccttctgattataagtcaagtaccttaaccactgcgcCTTTAGATAATCTCTCTAAAGGCTCTGACTGGCTGGCTCTCTTCCGCAGGTCTCCACCGACTACCTTTTACCGTGGCCCGCTCGGCCATCCCGTTCAGGCTCCTGCTGGCGAGCGGACTCTCAAAAATCCAGTgatctgttttcctttgctgcTACGTTGTCCACTGCGGTGTTTTCCCCCCCCATCCAACGGAAGCCCTCCATGTCCGTCTCCCACTGGAGCAGAGGCGTGCGGCGGTCGGTCTGTCTGCTTAGGAGGGAACAGACTACTGTAGTGCTCACAGAGCATCACGGTTCCCTGCAGTCTGATGGAGCTCCACTGAGCTGTTTATGGAATTAATCTGGCATGACATGATCAACCTAGGGTGcgtttacaaacaaacaaacaaataaataaataaatttcttCTTTCACAGCAGTTGTTGCCAATACTAAGTGTTGCCTAAGGCTTCCACAGAGATCGAACAGGGATGGAGGCCAGCTTCCGTTTTGCCATGTGCTGTCTCACTCTGAGTTGAATGCCTCAATGAAAAACGCATGCAAGCTTCAGATGTGGGACTCTGATGTTTGCTGATCTGCCAGTTATTTTAGATGTTGGAGTCATGAAGAGCATTCCGTGTCTGCAGACTGGGGCAGTTGTGTTCGGACCCAGCAGGCCCCGatgctttttctctccttcactaCTATTTTGGTCTACATGCACAACGTCCCCTTGCTGCTTCTCAATGGACCATAACCACAGAAGGTCTGATTGGTGGGCGAGGGGCTGGAGCATCACAGGATGCTGTCTGCATTAGGGGACAATCAAGTGGAACAACTGGTGATGCTTATTCTCATGGATTCTCATTCtccctttttatttttgcatttttgaagCATTCAATTACATGTAAGAGGCATAGTTTCCATTAGTGGTTGAGTTTGGTGTGCACCTTAAATACAGTTTGATGCCTTAATGAGCCAGACTtgacaaataaatgtacagGTCTTTATACAGACTTGGACCAAGTTAACTGTGAATGATGACGTTTATTCATATGATGACAGTGCAATATTATACTGTGTGAAAttgaatgtaaaaatatgtaacaaTATTTCTTTTTGCAAATACATTCAGATGACCTTCACATGGCATATTTAATCAGTTTTGCAGAATGAAATGGGTTTCTCAATTAAAAGCGTATCTC harbors:
- the lmbr1l gene encoding limb region 1 homolog-like protein isoform X1, encoding METDDVSVREQLFHDRVREIIICIQLFVCLYILSYLILTHFRKNAEFATDDIEDATVNKIVLWLCTFTLSVSVCAVLLLPISILSNEVLLTFPHSYYMQWLNGSLIHGLWNLVFLFSNLSLVFLMPFAYFFTESEGFTGSKKGVMARVYETAVMLLLLSLLVLGIVWVASALLQHNAARENLYDLWEYYLPYLYSCISLFGVLLLLLCTPRGMARMFSVTGSLLVKPRLLENVEESMDCALLEEAALSRKLNSNTSCWLGLNLQGMKSEFVSVQAMRKALEMRRKASPWQRNLGYPLVMLVLLALTVVCVLMVCFHVLELLFDESAMPRQMEDPHLGLASFSMFGSLGATVQVVLILYLMASSVVGFYSSPLFSGMLPRAQDTTLTQIIGNCVSLLVLSSALPVFSRTLGITRFDLLGDFGRYNWLGNFHIVFLYNVLFVGLTSACLINTVTWAVQRELIRAFGLHRLPFTVARSAIPFRLLLASGLSKIQ
- the lmbr1l gene encoding limb region 1 homolog-like protein isoform X2, encoding METDDVSVREQLFHDRVREIIICIQLFVCLYILSYLILTHFRKNAEFATDDIEDATVNKIVLWLCTFTLSVSVCAVLLLPISILSNEVLLTFPHSYYMQWLNGSLIHEGFTGSKKGVMARVYETAVMLLLLSLLVLGIVWVASALLQHNAARENLYDLWEYYLPYLYSCISLFGVLLLLLCTPRGMARMFSVTGSLLVKPRLLENVEESMDCALLEEAALSRKLNSNTSCWLGLNLQGMKSEFVSVQAMRKALEMRRKASPWQRNLGYPLVMLVLLALTVVCVLMVCFHVLELLFDESAMPRQMEDPHLGLASFSMFGSLGATVQVVLILYLMASSVVGFYSSPLFSGMLPRAQDTTLTQIIGNCVSLLVLSSALPVFSRTLGITRFDLLGDFGRYNWLGNFHIVFLYNVLFVGLTSACLINTVTWAVQRELIRAFGLHRLPFTVARSAIPFRLLLASGLSKIQ
- the lmbr1l gene encoding limb region 1 homolog-like protein isoform X3; this translates as MPFAYFFTESEGFTGSKKGVMARVYETAVMLLLLSLLVLGIVWVASALLQHNAARENLYDLWEYYLPYLYSCISLFGVLLLLLCTPRGMARMFSVTGSLLVKPRLLENVEESMDCALLEEAALSRKLNSNTSCWLGLNLQGMKSEFVSVQAMRKALEMRRKASPWQRNLGYPLVMLVLLALTVVCVLMVCFHVLELLFDESAMPRQMEDPHLGLASFSMFGSLGATVQVVLILYLMASSVVGFYSSPLFSGMLPRAQDTTLTQIIGNCVSLLVLSSALPVFSRTLGITRFDLLGDFGRYNWLGNFHIVFLYNVLFVGLTSACLINTVTWAVQRELIRAFGLHRLPFTVARSAIPFRLLLASGLSKIQ